In Hyphomicrobiales bacterium, a single window of DNA contains:
- the thrS gene encoding threonine--tRNA ligase: MITVTFPDGAKRDFEAGTTAGQVAAAISKSLEKKAVAAVINGTLSDLSDPLTADAALEIVVRDDPRALELIRHDAAHVLAEAVQELFPGTQVTIGPVIENGFYYDFFRNEPFTPADFPAIEKKMREIIQRDKPFTKSTKSREAAKDFFRAKGEMFKVELVDAIPGNEDIKFYDQGGWTDLCRGPHMNSTGKIGSAFKLMKVAGAYWRGDSKNPMLTRIYGTAWHNEKDLAGYVTALEEAEKRDHRKLGREMDLFHFQEEGPGVVFWHPKGWSMFQQLIQYMRRRLNRLGYDEVNAPQLLDKSLWETSGHWGWYKEAMFAAKPAGEEAEDNERIYAIKPMNCPGHVQIFKHGLRSYRELPMRLAEFGSVHRYEPSGALHGLMRVRGFTQDDAHIFCTDEQMANECLMINDLILSTYRDFGFEQIVVKLSTRPEKRVGSDAAWDRAEAIMGKVLEQIAAQSGGKIKTSINPGEGAFYGPKFEYVLRDAIGRDWQCGTTQVDFNLPERFGAFYIGEDGNKHVPVMIHRAICGSMERFLGILIEHFAGHFPLWLAPKQVVVCTITSDADAYAEEVGRQLRDAGLRVDVDLRNEKINYKVREHSVVKVPVILVVGKREMEEKAVNVRRLGSQEQKAMTLAEALTSLTTEATPPDLR, encoded by the coding sequence ATGATTACCGTGACATTCCCCGATGGCGCCAAGCGCGATTTTGAAGCGGGAACCACGGCGGGGCAGGTTGCCGCCGCCATTTCCAAATCCCTCGAGAAGAAAGCCGTCGCCGCTGTCATCAACGGCACGCTGTCGGACCTCTCCGATCCGCTGACGGCGGATGCAGCACTTGAGATCGTGGTGCGGGACGATCCGCGCGCACTTGAACTCATCCGCCATGACGCGGCACATGTGCTGGCCGAGGCGGTGCAGGAACTGTTCCCCGGCACGCAGGTGACGATTGGTCCCGTAATCGAGAACGGTTTCTACTACGACTTCTTCCGCAACGAGCCATTCACGCCCGCGGACTTCCCCGCCATCGAGAAAAAGATGCGGGAGATCATCCAGCGCGACAAGCCATTTACCAAGAGCACGAAGTCGCGCGAAGCCGCCAAGGATTTCTTCCGCGCCAAGGGCGAGATGTTCAAAGTGGAACTGGTCGATGCCATTCCCGGCAACGAGGACATCAAGTTCTATGACCAGGGCGGCTGGACCGACCTGTGCCGCGGGCCCCACATGAATTCGACGGGCAAGATCGGCAGCGCCTTCAAGCTGATGAAGGTGGCGGGCGCCTATTGGCGCGGCGATTCCAAGAACCCGATGCTGACCCGTATCTACGGCACGGCCTGGCACAACGAGAAGGACCTCGCGGGCTATGTGACGGCGCTGGAGGAAGCGGAGAAGCGCGACCACCGCAAGCTCGGCCGCGAGATGGACCTGTTCCATTTCCAGGAGGAAGGCCCGGGCGTGGTGTTCTGGCACCCGAAGGGCTGGAGCATGTTCCAGCAACTCATCCAGTACATGCGCCGCCGCCTCAACCGGCTGGGCTATGACGAAGTGAATGCGCCGCAGCTGCTCGACAAGTCGCTGTGGGAAACGTCCGGCCACTGGGGCTGGTACAAGGAGGCCATGTTCGCCGCCAAGCCCGCGGGCGAGGAGGCCGAGGACAACGAGCGCATCTATGCCATCAAGCCGATGAACTGCCCGGGCCATGTGCAGATTTTCAAGCACGGCCTGCGCAGCTACCGGGAACTGCCGATGCGCCTCGCCGAATTCGGCAGCGTGCACCGTTACGAACCGTCGGGCGCGCTGCACGGTCTCATGCGCGTGCGCGGCTTCACGCAGGACGATGCGCATATCTTCTGCACCGACGAGCAGATGGCCAACGAGTGCCTGATGATCAACGATCTCATCCTCTCGACCTACCGGGACTTCGGCTTCGAGCAGATCGTGGTGAAGCTCTCGACGCGGCCCGAGAAGCGCGTCGGTTCCGATGCGGCATGGGACCGGGCAGAAGCCATCATGGGCAAGGTGCTGGAGCAGATCGCGGCGCAGAGTGGCGGCAAGATCAAGACCTCCATCAATCCGGGCGAGGGAGCCTTCTATGGCCCGAAGTTCGAATATGTGCTGCGCGATGCCATCGGCCGTGACTGGCAGTGCGGAACGACGCAGGTGGACTTCAACTTGCCGGAACGCTTCGGCGCCTTCTACATCGGCGAGGACGGCAACAAGCATGTCCCCGTCATGATCCACCGCGCCATCTGCGGCTCCATGGAGCGCTTTCTCGGCATTCTCATCGAGCACTTCGCGGGGCATTTCCCGCTGTGGCTGGCGCCCAAGCAGGTGGTGGTTTGCACCATCACCTCAGACGCTGATGCCTATGCCGAAGAGGTGGGCCGGCAGTTGCGGGATGCGGGGCTGCGCGTCGATGTCGATCTTCGCAACGAAAAGATCAACTACAAGGTCCGCGAACATTCCGTGGTGAAGGTTCCGGTGATCCTTGTGGTCGGAAAGCGCGAGATGGAAGAAAAAGCGGTCAACGTTCGCCGCCTCGGAAGCCAGGAGCAGAAGGCGATGACACTCGCCGAGGCGCTCACCTCGCTCACAACGGAAGCGACACCTCCCGATCTGAGGTGA
- a CDS encoding porin family protein — translation MKKLLLALAFSTAALLPSATVRAADLDVPPPPPVEELRPATYDWTGIYVGAWVGATCVDGELTEHSAGPPPVDVIWENSGCGFKGGALAGYNHQFSDWVVGLEADWGMSGDIATNEEAGGDFAFSMDHIATFRGRWGIAFDDTLLFATAGVAYAKGDVDGIIAADPNHLNGNHWGWTVGGGVEHAVTDNLRLRLDYLYTRFNSDDYYSASCAGVCDFTIEDFDDHEVRLGAIWAF, via the coding sequence ATGAAAAAGCTTCTTCTTGCTCTTGCCTTCTCGACTGCGGCGCTCCTGCCGTCGGCCACTGTGCGCGCCGCCGACCTCGACGTACCTCCTCCGCCCCCGGTGGAAGAGCTGCGCCCCGCGACCTATGATTGGACCGGCATCTATGTGGGTGCCTGGGTCGGCGCAACCTGCGTCGATGGCGAACTGACCGAGCACAGCGCCGGCCCGCCGCCGGTTGACGTGATCTGGGAAAATTCGGGCTGCGGTTTCAAGGGCGGCGCCCTCGCAGGCTATAACCACCAGTTCAGCGACTGGGTTGTCGGTCTCGAAGCCGACTGGGGCATGTCGGGTGACATCGCCACCAACGAAGAAGCCGGTGGCGACTTCGCCTTCTCGATGGATCACATCGCAACCTTCCGTGGCCGTTGGGGCATCGCCTTCGACGACACCCTGCTCTTCGCAACAGCCGGCGTGGCCTATGCCAAGGGTGACGTGGACGGCATCATCGCAGCCGACCCGAACCACCTGAACGGCAACCATTGGGGCTGGACAGTCGGCGGCGGCGTGGAACACGCTGTCACGGATAACCTCCGCCTGCGCCTCGACTACCTCTACACCCGCTTCAACAGCGACGACTACTATAGCGCATCCTGCGCCGGCGTTTGCGACTTCACGATCGAAGACTTCGACGATCACGAAGTGCGCCTGGGCGCCATCTGGGCCTTCTGA
- the yidD gene encoding membrane protein insertion efficiency factor YidD: MKSAVLLLIRLYQLTLSSLLGRQCRFLPTCSDYARQAIEKHGVMCGGRLALRRIGRCHPWGGQGYDPVPEHPDCAPHK, translated from the coding sequence ATGAAATCCGCTGTGCTGCTGCTGATCCGCCTGTATCAGCTCACCTTATCCTCCCTGCTGGGACGGCAGTGCCGCTTTCTACCGACATGTTCGGACTATGCGCGGCAGGCCATCGAAAAACACGGCGTCATGTGCGGTGGCCGGCTGGCATTGCGCCGCATCGGGCGCTGCCACCCGTGGGGCGGGCAGGGCTACGATCCGGTGCCCGAGCACCCGGACTGTGCGCCGCACAAATGA
- the betC gene encoding choline-sulfatase — protein MAQQAKPNILFVMADQLAARFLPFHGHPLVKTPALSRLAAEGVVFENCYSTSPLCSPARATVMNGLLPSRTGVYDNAAEFPSAIPTWAHYLRMEGYRTCLSGKMHFVGPDQLHGLEERLTTDIYPADFGWTPDWRLRQERIDWWYHNMTSVLQPGIAEITNQLEFDDDVAFQATRKIYDHARFDRDKPLALMVSFTHPHDPYAARQQFWDMYRDEDIDLPSTPRLARADLDAHSQRLYDVSAMDDYTVTEKDLRAARHGYYANISYVDSLVGKLLDTLEATDMLDNTVVVFTSDHGDFLGERGLWYKMSYLEPSAHVPMLIWSPKRYKPRRVAEPVSLADILPTLAHIGQGDSLKLARTVDGRSLKPLLDGAKEDASAATWGEYLAEGAIAPMYMLRRGPWKFIHSPTDPDQLFNLVDDPEERTNLAATHPLAKTMRAEVEAKFDIPRIHAEVLQSQQARLMMFEAMKKGSLFPWDFQPLRKASEQYTRNHMSVTDRDLQSRYPQAPDIEDKRAR, from the coding sequence ATGGCACAGCAGGCAAAACCCAACATTCTCTTCGTCATGGCCGACCAGTTGGCGGCACGTTTCCTGCCCTTCCACGGTCACCCCCTGGTGAAGACGCCCGCCCTCTCGCGGCTGGCGGCGGAAGGCGTGGTCTTCGAGAACTGCTACTCGACGAGCCCCCTCTGCTCGCCCGCCCGCGCCACGGTGATGAACGGCCTCCTGCCGTCCCGCACCGGCGTCTACGACAATGCCGCCGAGTTCCCCTCCGCCATTCCAACGTGGGCCCATTACCTCCGCATGGAAGGCTACCGGACCTGCCTCTCCGGCAAGATGCACTTCGTGGGGCCAGACCAGTTGCACGGCCTTGAGGAGCGCCTCACCACCGACATCTACCCCGCAGACTTCGGCTGGACGCCCGATTGGCGGCTGCGGCAGGAGCGCATCGACTGGTGGTACCACAATATGACCAGCGTACTGCAGCCCGGCATCGCCGAGATCACCAACCAGCTGGAGTTCGATGACGACGTGGCCTTTCAGGCCACCCGCAAGATCTACGATCACGCCCGCTTCGACCGCGACAAGCCGCTGGCGCTGATGGTCTCCTTCACCCACCCCCACGACCCCTATGCCGCGCGCCAACAGTTCTGGGACATGTATCGCGACGAGGACATCGACCTTCCGTCCACGCCGCGCCTCGCCCGCGCCGATCTCGATGCCCACAGCCAGCGCCTCTACGACGTGTCGGCAATGGACGACTACACCGTGACGGAGAAGGACCTGCGCGCCGCGCGCCACGGCTACTACGCCAACATCTCCTATGTGGACTCCCTCGTCGGCAAGTTGCTCGACACGCTGGAAGCAACCGACATGCTCGACAACACCGTCGTGGTCTTCACCTCAGACCATGGCGATTTCCTGGGCGAGCGCGGCCTCTGGTACAAGATGAGCTACCTTGAACCGTCGGCCCATGTGCCGATGCTGATCTGGTCGCCCAAACGCTACAAACCGCGGCGCGTGGCGGAGCCCGTGTCACTGGCCGACATCCTGCCCACGCTTGCACACATCGGCCAGGGCGATTCTCTGAAGCTCGCGCGCACTGTGGATGGCCGCTCGCTGAAGCCGTTGCTGGACGGCGCAAAGGAAGATGCGAGCGCCGCCACCTGGGGCGAATATCTGGCCGAGGGTGCGATTGCACCCATGTACATGCTGCGCCGCGGGCCTTGGAAGTTCATCCACAGCCCCACCGATCCAGACCAGCTCTTCAATCTTGTGGATGATCCCGAGGAGCGCACCAATCTCGCGGCCACGCACCCGCTGGCGAAGACCATGCGCGCCGAAGTCGAGGCCAAGTTCGATATTCCCCGCATCCATGCCGAAGTGCTGCAAAGCCAGCAGGCCCGCCTGATGATGTTCGAAGCCATGAAGAAGGGGTCGCTCTTCCCGTGGGATTTCCAGCCGCTCCGCAAGGCCTCCGAGCAATACACCCGCAACCATATGAGCGTCACCGACCGCGATCTCCAGTCCCGCTACCCGCAGGCACCCGACATCGAGGACAAGCGGGCGCGGTAA
- a CDS encoding DUF1467 family protein — protein sequence MSWVSAAAIFFIIWWTVLFAVLPFGVRNAAEAGTQVEEGHDSGAPVAHGLRWKLLVTTAITVVICVAFLILFHNGFLDVVNSLFPDPAKG from the coding sequence ATGAGCTGGGTTTCCGCCGCCGCCATCTTTTTCATCATCTGGTGGACAGTGTTGTTTGCCGTCCTGCCCTTCGGCGTGCGCAATGCGGCGGAAGCCGGCACGCAGGTGGAGGAGGGGCATGACTCCGGCGCGCCGGTGGCTCACGGCCTGCGTTGGAAACTGCTGGTCACGACGGCAATCACGGTGGTGATCTGCGTCGCCTTCCTCATCCTGTTCCACAACGGCTTCCTCGACGTCGTCAACAGCCTGTTCCCGGACCCGGCGAAGGGCTGA
- the mce gene encoding methylmalonyl-CoA epimerase — protein MIGRLNHVAIAVPDLAAAAEQYRTMLGAKVSAPQPEPAHGVTVVFVELPNTKVELLAPLGDNSPIAAFLARNTSGGIHHMCFEVADILAARDSLKATGARVLGDGNPKTGAHGKPVLFLHPKDFNGTLIELEQA, from the coding sequence ATGATCGGCCGCCTGAACCATGTCGCCATTGCCGTACCGGACCTCGCCGCAGCGGCGGAGCAGTATCGCACCATGCTGGGCGCCAAAGTCTCGGCACCACAACCCGAACCGGCGCACGGCGTCACGGTTGTTTTCGTGGAGTTGCCAAACACCAAGGTGGAACTGCTGGCGCCGCTCGGCGACAACTCGCCCATCGCCGCTTTCCTCGCCAGGAACACGAGCGGCGGCATTCATCACATGTGCTTCGAGGTCGCGGACATTCTCGCAGCACGGGATTCACTCAAGGCCACGGGGGCGCGCGTGCTGGGAGACGGAAACCCGAAGACGGGCGCGCACGGCAAGCCTGTGCTGTTTCTCCATCCCAAGGATTTCAACGGCACTCTCATTGAACTGGAGCAGGCATGA
- the recO gene encoding DNA repair protein RecO: MEWRDEGIILAVRPHGETAAIAEILTQGHGRCLGLVRGGRGRRLRPLLQPGNHVDCVWHARLEEHLGHFVLEPLHLQAGLIIDEPLRLLGVSSLTALAQLLPEREPHPRLFSALQVVLESIDHDDVWPALLVRWEMGLLDELGFGLDLSKCAATGQSDDLRYVSPKSGRAVSREAGLPYHQRLFQLPPFLRGGGTGAEGDVIDGMRLTGYFLERHVFGPRAVDMPQARQMLQEKLGQRTH; this comes from the coding sequence ATGGAATGGCGCGACGAGGGAATCATCCTGGCGGTGCGGCCGCATGGCGAGACCGCGGCCATCGCGGAAATCCTCACGCAGGGCCACGGCCGCTGTCTGGGACTTGTGCGGGGCGGGCGGGGCCGCAGGCTCAGGCCCCTGTTGCAGCCGGGCAATCATGTGGACTGCGTGTGGCATGCGCGGTTGGAAGAACATCTCGGGCATTTCGTGCTGGAACCGCTGCATCTCCAGGCCGGCCTCATCATTGATGAGCCGCTGCGGCTTCTGGGTGTCTCGTCGCTCACCGCGCTCGCACAATTGCTGCCGGAGCGCGAACCGCATCCCCGCCTGTTCTCGGCCCTGCAGGTGGTGCTGGAATCGATTGACCACGATGATGTGTGGCCGGCGCTTCTGGTGCGCTGGGAAATGGGCCTGCTTGATGAACTGGGCTTCGGCCTCGACCTCTCGAAATGTGCCGCCACGGGACAGAGCGATGACCTGCGCTACGTGTCACCGAAGTCGGGCCGCGCCGTGAGCCGCGAGGCGGGATTGCCCTATCACCAGCGCCTGTTCCAGTTGCCGCCCTTCCTGCGCGGCGGTGGCACCGGTGCTGAAGGCGACGTGATCGACGGCATGCGCCTCACCGGCTATTTCCTGGAACGGCATGTCTTCGGTCCGCGGGCGGTGGACATGCCGCAGGCCCGGCAGATGCTGCAGGAAAAACTGGGCCAAAGGACGCATTGA
- the era gene encoding GTPase Era, which produces MAVTDITPALQQRFGFVAIIGAPNAGKSTLVNQLAGSKISIVSHKVQTTRARIRAILVEGDAQVVLVDTPGIFTPKRKLDTAMVDNAWAGASEADAVIVLIDARRGMDEQAERIIAHMKEQNRKAMLVINKTDLVRPEQLLPLSQKLNEAYSFTETFMVSALTGSGVAKLKARLAALMPEGPWHYPDDQVADVNLRFLAAEITREKIYERLHEELPYSSTVETETWEEMKDGSVKIKQAIFVARDGQKAIVVGKGGQMAKTLGQLARADMELAFGRRVHLFLFVKVRENWAEDPERLRMMGLTL; this is translated from the coding sequence ATTGCGGTGACGGACATCACTCCCGCGCTCCAGCAGCGTTTTGGCTTTGTCGCCATCATCGGCGCGCCCAACGCCGGCAAGTCCACGCTGGTGAACCAGCTTGCGGGCTCCAAGATTTCCATCGTCAGTCACAAGGTGCAGACCACGCGGGCGCGCATCCGCGCCATCCTGGTGGAGGGCGATGCGCAGGTGGTGCTGGTGGATACGCCCGGCATCTTCACGCCGAAGCGCAAGCTCGATACCGCCATGGTGGACAATGCCTGGGCCGGTGCCTCGGAGGCTGATGCGGTGATCGTGCTGATCGATGCGCGGCGCGGCATGGATGAGCAGGCGGAGCGCATTATTGCCCACATGAAGGAGCAAAACCGCAAGGCGATGCTTGTGATCAACAAGACGGACCTGGTGCGCCCTGAGCAGCTTCTGCCGCTGTCGCAGAAACTGAACGAAGCCTATTCCTTCACCGAGACCTTCATGGTGTCGGCGCTCACGGGGTCCGGCGTGGCCAAGCTGAAGGCGCGGCTTGCGGCGCTCATGCCGGAAGGTCCGTGGCACTATCCGGACGACCAGGTGGCGGATGTGAACCTCCGCTTCCTCGCCGCCGAAATCACCCGCGAGAAGATCTACGAGCGGCTGCACGAAGAGCTGCCCTATTCCTCCACCGTCGAGACCGAGACGTGGGAGGAAATGAAGGACGGTTCCGTCAAGATCAAGCAGGCGATCTTCGTGGCACGCGACGGGCAGAAGGCGATTGTCGTGGGCAAGGGTGGCCAGATGGCCAAGACGCTGGGGCAACTGGCGCGGGCAGACATGGAGTTGGCCTTCGGGCGGCGCGTGCATCTGTTCCTCTTCGTCAAGGTCCGCGAGAACTGGGCCGAAGACCCGGAGCGTTTGCGCATGATGGGGCTGACGCTGTAA
- the rnc gene encoding ribonuclease III, giving the protein MFSDSDLLHQALTHGSSGRKAKDYERLEFLGDRVLSLVIADTLFHSHRKEQEGLLAARHSAIVRGDVCATVGEAMGLHDFIKVGDTEKRTGVHRMKSVLGDVAEAVIGAIYIDGGLEAARKVILHFWKDALKHPDSVQKDAKTFVQEWALAKALPLPRYEITGREGPEHRPQFSVRLTIDRHKEADGVGSTKQAAEMAAATAFIAREQLR; this is encoded by the coding sequence GTGTTCAGCGATTCAGACCTGCTGCATCAGGCGCTGACCCACGGTTCGTCGGGGCGCAAGGCGAAGGACTATGAGCGCCTGGAATTCCTCGGCGACCGGGTGTTGTCGCTGGTGATCGCCGACACGCTGTTCCACAGCCACCGCAAGGAGCAGGAGGGCCTGCTGGCCGCGCGGCACAGTGCCATCGTGCGCGGTGATGTCTGCGCCACAGTGGGCGAGGCGATGGGTCTCCACGATTTCATCAAGGTGGGCGACACCGAAAAGAGAACCGGCGTGCACCGCATGAAGTCGGTGCTGGGCGACGTGGCCGAAGCGGTGATCGGCGCCATCTATATCGACGGCGGACTGGAGGCGGCGCGCAAGGTCATCCTGCATTTCTGGAAGGATGCGCTGAAGCATCCCGACTCGGTGCAGAAGGATGCAAAGACCTTCGTGCAGGAATGGGCGCTGGCCAAGGCGCTGCCACTGCCGCGCTATGAAATCACCGGGCGTGAAGGCCCGGAACACAGGCCGCAGTTTTCCGTGCGGCTCACCATCGACAGGCACAAGGAGGCAGACGGCGTGGGGTCCACCAAGCAGGCAGCAGAAATGGCGGCAGCCACGGCATTCATTGCACGGGAGCAATTGCGGTGA
- the lepB gene encoding signal peptidase I: protein MHKDDHTLAAQRSAGRKQEDGLWETAKVIIQALAIAFFVRTFFYQPFNIPSSSMYPTLKVGDYLFVSKLSYGYGKYSFNFALGVGDRNLISCCPVDFPGRKVLADTPKRGDVAVFKLPTDTSIDYIKRVIGLPGDRIQMKDGVLYINDVAVPKERVADYVDPDGEGHGMPVPQYRETLPNGVTYNVLDLTENGSADNTSVYEVPEGHYFMMGDNRDNSQDSRYLDVVGYVPIENYVGRADIIFFSISPDAVLWRPWEWPFLTRWMRFFNFI from the coding sequence ATGCACAAGGACGACCATACGCTTGCGGCCCAGCGATCGGCGGGGCGGAAGCAGGAGGATGGACTCTGGGAGACTGCGAAGGTCATCATCCAGGCGCTGGCCATTGCCTTCTTTGTGCGCACCTTTTTCTACCAGCCCTTCAACATCCCGTCGTCATCCATGTACCCGACCCTCAAGGTGGGGGATTATCTCTTTGTTTCAAAGCTTTCCTACGGTTATGGCAAGTATTCGTTCAACTTCGCGCTGGGCGTCGGCGACAGGAATCTGATCTCCTGCTGCCCGGTTGATTTCCCCGGCCGCAAGGTTCTGGCGGATACGCCGAAGCGCGGCGACGTGGCCGTGTTCAAGCTGCCGACGGATACGAGCATCGACTACATCAAGCGCGTCATCGGCCTGCCGGGCGACCGCATCCAGATGAAGGACGGTGTTCTCTACATCAACGACGTGGCCGTGCCGAAGGAGCGAGTCGCGGATTACGTGGATCCCGATGGCGAAGGCCATGGCATGCCCGTGCCGCAATACCGCGAGACGCTGCCGAATGGCGTCACCTACAACGTGCTGGACCTCACGGAAAACGGCAGCGCCGACAACACCAGCGTGTATGAAGTGCCGGAAGGGCATTACTTCATGATGGGCGACAACCGCGACAACTCGCAGGATTCGCGCTACCTCGACGTCGTCGGCTACGTGCCGATCGAGAATTACGTGGGCCGGGCCGACATCATCTTCTTCTCCATCTCGCCCGATGCGGTGTTGTGGCGGCCGTGGGAATGGCCGTTCCTTACGCGCTGGATGCGCTTCTTCAACTTCATCTGA
- a CDS encoding holo-ACP synthase codes for MIIGIGNDIIDIRRIEKTLERHGTRFTDRVFTEVERRKSDRRAERAASYAKRFAAKEACSKALGTGLSQGVYWRDMGVVNEPSGKPTMQLTEGAGRRLAKLTPQGMTARVHLTMTDEYPYAQAFVIIEVV; via the coding sequence ATGATCATCGGCATCGGCAATGACATCATTGATATCCGGCGGATCGAAAAGACGCTGGAGCGGCACGGGACGCGGTTCACGGATCGGGTGTTCACCGAGGTCGAGCGGCGGAAGTCTGACCGCCGGGCGGAGCGGGCGGCGTCCTATGCCAAGCGTTTTGCCGCCAAGGAGGCTTGTTCCAAGGCGCTCGGGACAGGGTTGTCCCAAGGCGTTTATTGGCGCGACATGGGGGTGGTGAACGAGCCCTCGGGGAAGCCCACCATGCAGCTCACGGAAGGGGCAGGGCGCCGGCTCGCCAAGCTCACGCCGCAGGGCATGACCGCGAGGGTGCATCTGACCATGACGGATGAATATCCCTATGCCCAGGCCTTCGTCATCATTGAGGTGGTGTAG
- a CDS encoding orotate phosphoribosyltransferase: MLSHDDVLNEFRAAGALLEGHFILSSGLRSPRYLQCARVLMDPRRAARLCAALAEKVKAGGIAGIDIVASPAMGGVVVGYEMARQLGVPSIFYERVDGKLVLRRGFEIPAGARVLMVEDIVTTGLSSRECIEGIAADGGNTVAAACLIDRSGGKADVGVPLFALTQLDVPTYAADALPPELAAIPAIKPGSRGLAK, from the coding sequence ATGCTTTCACACGACGATGTATTGAACGAATTCCGCGCGGCGGGTGCGCTGCTGGAGGGGCATTTCATCTTGTCCTCGGGCTTGCGCAGTCCGCGCTATCTGCAATGCGCACGCGTGCTGATGGACCCCCGGCGCGCGGCGCGGCTATGCGCGGCGCTGGCGGAAAAGGTGAAGGCGGGCGGCATCGCCGGCATCGACATCGTCGCCTCTCCGGCCATGGGCGGCGTCGTCGTGGGCTACGAGATGGCGCGGCAACTGGGCGTGCCGTCGATCTTCTACGAGCGTGTCGATGGCAAGCTGGTGCTGCGGCGCGGCTTTGAGATTCCGGCGGGCGCGCGGGTGCTGATGGTGGAAGACATCGTCACCACCGGACTGTCGTCACGCGAATGCATCGAGGGCATCGCGGCGGATGGCGGCAATACCGTTGCCGCCGCCTGCCTCATCGACCGCTCCGGCGGAAAGGCCGACGTGGGCGTGCCACTCTTCGCCCTCACCCAGCTTGACGTCCCCACCTACGCCGCCGACGCCCTGCCACCGGAGCTGGCAGCCATCCCTGCGATCAAGCCGGGGAGCCGGGGGCTGGCGAAGTGA